A window of the Bradyrhizobium ottawaense genome harbors these coding sequences:
- a CDS encoding D-amino acid dehydrogenase, with protein sequence MKVIVLGSGVIGVTTAYYLARSGHEVTVVDRQPKPALETSFANAGEVSPGYSSPWAGPGVPVKAIKWLLMRHGPLVIWPKLDPVMWIWMLKMLRNCTSARYAVNKSRMIPIAEYSRDCLRALRSEIGIHYDERSRGTLQLFRKQAQLDHTGGDIAVLKQYGVPYEVLDRDGCIAAEPALAGVREKFVGGMRLPQDETGDCHMFTDALAAEAAKLGVQFKFNTAIERLETDGADITGVVTGAGTLQADAYVAALGSWSPRLLKPIGVYVPVYPVKGYSITVPVIDEDGAPVSTVMDESYKVAITRLGDRIRVGGTAEISGYSKSLDLARRATLDHSLTDMFPRGGDLSKATFWCGLRPMTPDGPPVIGATRYANLHLNTGHGTLGWTMACGSARVLADQLSGRKPDIDASELTLTRYDHRFG encoded by the coding sequence GTGAAGGTCATTGTTCTCGGCAGCGGCGTCATCGGCGTCACCACGGCCTATTATCTGGCGCGCTCCGGCCATGAGGTTACGGTCGTCGACCGTCAGCCGAAGCCCGCGCTGGAAACCAGTTTCGCCAATGCCGGCGAAGTCTCGCCCGGCTATTCCTCGCCCTGGGCCGGCCCCGGCGTGCCGGTCAAGGCCATCAAATGGCTGTTGATGCGGCACGGCCCGCTGGTGATCTGGCCGAAGCTCGATCCGGTGATGTGGATCTGGATGCTGAAGATGCTGCGCAACTGCACCTCGGCGCGGTACGCCGTCAACAAGAGCCGGATGATCCCGATCGCCGAATACAGCCGCGATTGCCTGCGCGCGCTGCGTAGCGAGATCGGCATTCACTACGACGAACGCAGCCGCGGCACGCTGCAGCTGTTCCGCAAGCAGGCGCAGCTCGACCATACCGGCGGCGACATCGCCGTGCTCAAGCAGTATGGCGTGCCGTACGAGGTGCTCGACCGCGACGGCTGCATTGCCGCCGAGCCCGCGCTCGCCGGCGTCCGGGAAAAATTCGTCGGCGGCATGCGCCTGCCGCAGGACGAGACCGGCGACTGCCACATGTTCACCGACGCGCTCGCCGCCGAGGCGGCGAAGCTCGGCGTGCAGTTCAAATTCAATACCGCCATCGAGCGGCTGGAGACGGACGGCGCTGACATAACCGGCGTCGTCACCGGCGCCGGCACGTTGCAGGCGGACGCCTATGTCGCCGCGCTCGGCAGCTGGTCACCGCGATTGCTCAAGCCGATCGGCGTGTACGTGCCGGTTTATCCGGTGAAGGGCTACTCGATCACGGTGCCGGTCATCGACGAAGACGGTGCGCCGGTCTCGACCGTGATGGACGAGAGCTACAAGGTCGCGATCACCCGGCTCGGGGATCGTATCCGCGTCGGCGGCACCGCGGAAATCTCCGGCTATTCGAAGAGTCTTGATCTGGCGCGGCGGGCGACACTCGATCATTCCCTGACCGACATGTTTCCGCGCGGCGGCGATCTTTCCAAAGCGACGTTTTGGTGTGGCCTGCGGCCGATGACACCGGACGGCCCGCCGGTCATCGGCGCGACGCGCTATGCCAACCTGCATCTCAACACCGGACACGGCACGCTGGGCTGGACCATGGCCTGCGGCTCGGCCCGCGTGCTGGCGGATCAGCTGTCCGGCCGCAAGCCCGACATCGACGCGAGCGAACTCACGCTGACCCGCTACGATCATCGGTTCGGGTAA
- a CDS encoding gamma-glutamyltransferase family protein: MRDQFSNMQEIRKPAVTSKGGIVAAQSGKAAQVGAEVLAAGGDCVDAVIATTFALGVLEPWMSGLGGGGAMVLYRANEDRHEVIDYGMRAPRSLRVEDYPLTGDGAASDLFPWARIKDDRNLHGPGSIAVPGVVAGMEEAHRRHAKLPWKELLAPSIALASEGLGVDWWTTLTIASSAADLRRYPASAAAYLVDGLPPNAPWGIKSQVRLPQDRLKATMAQLAAAGPRDFYEGDLAKSLAADIQSAGGALSVEDLAPFRAHLREPLAIPYRGGKVFATPELTAGPTLSRTLGLLQESLKPARGEPDAAAYVAYASALQAAYRERLKDMGDADGRRALGAEALAPACTTHFSAVDRDGNMAAVTQTLLSTFGSKFVSPQTGVTMNNGIMWFDPTPGTPNSLAPNKRCLTNYTPVLAQAADGRRVAIGASGGRRILPAVAQLLSFVMDYGMDLDAAIHAPRIDASEGAVVIGDVRLPAPVRKELGARFDYEEARIQTLPMKFACPSVVLRDGLTNSGATEPFQPWSEAVAQA; encoded by the coding sequence ATGCGCGACCAGTTCTCCAACATGCAAGAAATCCGCAAACCCGCGGTGACTTCCAAGGGCGGTATCGTCGCCGCGCAATCGGGCAAGGCGGCGCAGGTCGGCGCCGAGGTGCTGGCCGCCGGCGGCGACTGCGTTGATGCCGTGATCGCGACCACGTTTGCGCTCGGCGTGCTGGAGCCGTGGATGAGCGGGCTCGGCGGCGGCGGCGCCATGGTGCTCTACCGCGCGAACGAGGACCGCCATGAAGTGATCGATTACGGCATGCGCGCGCCGCGCAGCCTGCGCGTCGAGGATTATCCGCTGACCGGCGACGGCGCCGCCTCCGACCTGTTCCCGTGGGCGCGGATCAAAGACGACCGCAACCTGCACGGCCCCGGTTCGATCGCGGTGCCCGGTGTCGTCGCCGGCATGGAGGAAGCGCATCGCCGCCACGCCAAACTGCCGTGGAAGGAGTTACTAGCGCCGAGCATCGCACTCGCGAGCGAAGGCCTTGGCGTCGATTGGTGGACCACGCTGACGATCGCAAGCTCGGCTGCGGATTTGCGGCGCTATCCCGCAAGTGCTGCCGCCTATCTCGTCGACGGCCTGCCGCCGAACGCGCCATGGGGCATCAAGTCCCAGGTCCGCCTACCGCAGGACCGGCTCAAGGCCACGATGGCGCAACTGGCCGCCGCCGGCCCGCGCGATTTCTACGAGGGGGATCTGGCGAAGAGCCTCGCCGCCGATATCCAGAGCGCCGGCGGTGCATTATCGGTCGAAGACCTCGCGCCGTTCCGCGCGCATTTGCGCGAGCCACTGGCGATCCCCTATCGCGGCGGCAAGGTGTTCGCGACGCCCGAACTTACCGCCGGACCGACGCTGTCGCGTACGCTGGGTCTGCTGCAAGAGAGCCTGAAGCCCGCGCGCGGCGAGCCGGATGCGGCGGCCTATGTCGCCTATGCGTCGGCGCTCCAAGCGGCCTATCGCGAACGCCTGAAGGACATGGGCGACGCCGACGGCCGCCGTGCGCTCGGCGCCGAGGCGCTGGCGCCGGCCTGTACCACGCATTTCTCGGCCGTCGACCGCGACGGCAACATGGCGGCGGTGACGCAGACTTTGCTTTCGACGTTCGGCTCGAAATTCGTCTCGCCGCAGACCGGCGTCACCATGAACAACGGCATCATGTGGTTCGACCCGACGCCGGGCACGCCGAACTCGCTCGCACCCAACAAGCGCTGTCTCACCAACTACACGCCGGTGCTGGCGCAGGCCGCCGACGGCAGGCGCGTGGCGATCGGCGCCTCCGGCGGCCGTCGCATTCTGCCGGCGGTGGCGCAGTTGCTGTCGTTCGTGATGGATTACGGCATGGATCTCGATGCCGCGATCCATGCGCCGCGCATCGACGCCAGCGAGGGCGCGGTCGTGATCGGCGATGTCCGCCTGCCGGCGCCGGTCCGCAAGGAGCTTGGCGCGCGGTTCGACTACGAGGAAGCGCGCATCCAGACGCTGCCGATGAAGTTCGCCTGCCCCAGCGTGGTGCTGCGCGACGGCTTAACCAACAGCGGCGCCACCGAGCCGTTCCAGCCCTGGAGCGAAGCGGTGGCGCAAGCGTAA
- a CDS encoding enoyl-CoA hydratase-related protein, whose translation MNYEHIMCDLDGSLMVVTLNRPEKLNAYTGQMGAEITDAFQRADADDDVRAVIVTGSGRAFCAGADVSGGAASFDTSGQHGAGVFAAPKPGGGRFVEAIFNCRKPSIAAINGPAVGVGITMTLPMDVRIAAKGAKIGFIFARRGLVPEAGSAWFLPKLVGLSQSLRWCLSGRTFDADEARQGGLVSEVVEPAELLNRAKEIAREMTDATSAVAIALTRQMLWRFAGAPAPFELLDIDKPMSIERGGHADVREGVAAFLEKRPPSFPGKVSQDMPSQYPWWPAPSKG comes from the coding sequence GTGAACTACGAACACATCATGTGCGATCTCGACGGCTCGCTCATGGTCGTCACCCTCAACCGCCCCGAAAAGCTCAACGCCTATACCGGCCAGATGGGCGCCGAGATCACCGACGCCTTTCAACGCGCCGATGCCGACGACGACGTCCGCGCCGTCATCGTCACCGGCTCGGGCCGCGCCTTTTGCGCCGGCGCCGATGTATCGGGAGGCGCGGCGAGCTTCGACACCTCAGGCCAACACGGCGCCGGTGTCTTTGCCGCTCCGAAGCCTGGCGGCGGCCGCTTTGTCGAGGCGATCTTCAACTGCCGAAAACCCTCGATCGCGGCGATCAATGGACCGGCGGTCGGCGTCGGCATCACCATGACCTTACCGATGGACGTGCGGATCGCAGCCAAGGGCGCCAAGATCGGCTTCATCTTTGCCCGCCGCGGCCTGGTCCCGGAAGCCGGCAGCGCCTGGTTCCTGCCGAAACTCGTGGGCCTGTCGCAGTCGCTGCGCTGGTGCCTGTCGGGGCGAACGTTCGACGCCGATGAAGCCAGGCAAGGTGGCCTGGTCAGCGAAGTCGTCGAGCCCGCGGAACTGCTCAACCGCGCCAAGGAAATCGCGCGCGAGATGACGGACGCGACTTCCGCGGTCGCGATTGCACTGACGCGGCAGATGCTGTGGCGCTTCGCCGGCGCGCCCGCGCCGTTCGAACTGCTTGATATCGACAAGCCGATGTCGATCGAGCGCGGCGGCCACGCCGACGTGCGCGAGGGTGTTGCGGCTTTTCTCGAAAAGCGCCCGCCGTCATTTCCGGGGAAAGTGTCGCAGGACATGCCGAGCCAGTATCCGTGGTGGCCGGCTCCCTCAAAAGGCTAG
- a CDS encoding gamma-glutamylcyclotransferase, with protein sequence MTADAFVHLPDLRDRVTQPAQSLLRLTPEMLAMWESRARAVGLPASWRLPDEAIEASRLALLGDHRSGDDLWIYSYGSLMWDPSFHFAEVRLADVEGYQRRFTLRIDLGRGSRDYPALMLSLEKQRGCCRGLAFRIAADAVHAESAILWRREMLRGGYAPAMVPMTTPQGPITALAFVSNTAHPGYVGELPFAETAAIIARGKGVLGTNREYLVQLATQLEALDIHDPYVAQLHASISAGVGA encoded by the coding sequence TTGACCGCGGACGCCTTCGTTCACCTGCCTGATTTGCGCGACCGCGTGACGCAGCCGGCGCAATCGCTGCTGCGGCTGACCCCGGAGATGCTTGCGATGTGGGAGAGCCGCGCCCGCGCCGTTGGCTTGCCGGCAAGCTGGCGGCTGCCGGATGAAGCGATCGAGGCGTCCCGGCTGGCGCTGCTCGGCGATCACCGAAGCGGCGACGATCTCTGGATCTACTCCTATGGATCGCTGATGTGGGACCCCAGTTTTCACTTCGCTGAAGTCCGGCTCGCCGATGTCGAAGGCTATCAGCGCCGCTTCACGCTCAGGATCGATCTCGGCCGCGGGTCGCGCGACTACCCGGCGCTGATGCTGTCGTTGGAGAAGCAGCGAGGCTGCTGCCGCGGCCTGGCGTTCCGTATCGCCGCCGACGCCGTGCATGCGGAATCGGCGATCCTGTGGCGCCGCGAGATGCTGCGCGGCGGCTATGCGCCGGCGATGGTGCCGATGACGACGCCGCAGGGGCCGATCACCGCGCTCGCCTTTGTCTCCAACACCGCGCATCCGGGCTATGTCGGCGAACTGCCGTTCGCGGAGACCGCGGCCATAATTGCGCGCGGCAAGGGCGTGCTCGGCACCAACCGCGAATATCTGGTGCAACTGGCGACACAACTGGAAGCGCTCGACATCCATGACCCGTATGTCGCGCAACTGCACGCGAGCATCAGTGCCGGTGTCGGCGCCTGA
- a CDS encoding flavin-containing monooxygenase has protein sequence MTEETKSHHEVIVIGAGVAGIYQIKRLADLGVDALVLDAAPDLGGTWYWNRYPGARFDSESYTYGYSFSKELLEEWHWKERFSAQPENLRYLNYVTDKFDLRKYMRFNCRVEKARFDEAENIWHLALADGSELTCRFVVLAVGLLSVPTPPRLEGMDAFKGRSFHTFYWPHEPVDLTGKRVAVIGTGATAIQIIGEIADKVGELTVFQRRPNWSAPLNNSPISNKEMADIRARYDEIFAACARTPGGFEHEPDRRGFHEVTREERLALWDKLYDEPGFGIWLSNFREIFTDEAANAEFSAYIADRIRRRVKDPVTAEKLIPKDHGFGVQRVPLETRYFEAYNRDNVHLVDISETPIERVTEKGLRTSARDYEFDIIVYSTGFDAITGAFDQIDISGIGGEKLFDKWRDGPSTFLGMLVHGFPNLLMPTGPQSGSASTNFPRGIENGVNWCMDLLQHMWDRGHVSAEPTLAAQERWTAHVTKMYAIMLMRKAKSWFTGYNSNVPGHEHGKVRYFVYNGGTPKYVAAINDVMAKGYEGIVFGGEADRPAVRSSAAE, from the coding sequence ATGACCGAGGAAACCAAGTCGCACCACGAAGTCATCGTGATCGGCGCGGGCGTGGCGGGCATCTACCAGATCAAGCGTTTGGCCGACCTCGGGGTCGACGCGCTGGTGCTGGATGCCGCCCCCGATCTCGGCGGCACCTGGTACTGGAACCGCTATCCCGGTGCGCGTTTCGATTCCGAAAGCTACACCTACGGCTATTCCTTCTCGAAGGAATTGCTCGAGGAGTGGCACTGGAAGGAACGCTTCTCGGCGCAGCCGGAAAATCTGCGCTACCTCAATTACGTCACCGACAAATTCGATCTGCGCAAATACATGCGGTTCAACTGCAGGGTCGAGAAGGCGCGGTTCGACGAGGCGGAAAATATTTGGCACCTCGCGCTCGCCGACGGCAGCGAACTGACCTGCCGGTTCGTCGTTCTGGCTGTTGGACTGCTGTCGGTGCCGACGCCGCCGCGGCTGGAAGGGATGGATGCCTTCAAGGGGCGTTCATTCCATACCTTCTACTGGCCGCACGAACCGGTGGATCTCACCGGCAAGAGGGTCGCTGTTATCGGCACCGGCGCCACGGCGATCCAGATCATCGGCGAGATCGCCGACAAGGTCGGCGAATTGACCGTGTTCCAGCGCCGGCCGAACTGGAGCGCGCCGCTCAACAACAGTCCGATCTCGAACAAGGAGATGGCCGATATCCGCGCGCGCTATGACGAGATCTTTGCGGCCTGTGCCCGCACGCCGGGCGGATTTGAGCATGAGCCCGACCGGCGTGGCTTCCATGAAGTCACCCGTGAGGAGCGATTGGCGCTCTGGGACAAGCTCTATGACGAGCCCGGCTTCGGCATCTGGCTGAGCAACTTCCGCGAGATATTCACCGACGAGGCCGCCAACGCCGAGTTCTCGGCCTACATCGCCGATCGCATCCGCCGCCGCGTCAAGGATCCCGTGACCGCGGAGAAATTGATCCCGAAAGACCACGGTTTCGGCGTGCAGCGGGTGCCGCTGGAGACACGCTATTTCGAGGCCTATAACCGCGACAATGTGCATCTCGTCGACATCAGCGAGACGCCGATCGAGCGGGTCACCGAAAAGGGCCTGCGCACTAGCGCGCGCGACTACGAATTCGATATCATCGTCTATTCCACCGGCTTCGACGCCATCACGGGCGCATTCGACCAGATCGACATCAGCGGCATCGGCGGCGAGAAACTGTTCGACAAATGGCGCGACGGTCCGTCGACCTTCCTCGGCATGCTGGTCCACGGTTTTCCGAACCTGCTGATGCCGACGGGACCGCAGAGCGGTTCGGCGTCGACGAACTTTCCACGCGGCATCGAGAACGGCGTCAACTGGTGCATGGATCTGCTCCAGCACATGTGGGACCGCGGCCATGTCAGCGCCGAGCCAACGCTTGCGGCGCAGGAACGCTGGACCGCCCACGTCACCAAGATGTATGCGATCATGCTGATGCGAAAAGCCAAGTCGTGGTTCACCGGCTACAATTCCAACGTCCCCGGCCATGAGCACGGCAAGGTTCGCTACTTCGTCTACAATGGCGGCACCCCGAAATACGTCGCCGCCATCAATGATGTCATGGCGAAGGGATATGAGGGAATCGTGTTCGGCGGAGAGGCGGACAGGCCCGCGGTCAGGTCGAGCGCCGCAGAATAG
- a CDS encoding IS110 family transposase gives MTKSNITTAGIDTSKAKLDIAVHDRAERWQVTNDLAGWRSLVASLAKSGVTRVGIEATGGYERGVVEHLRAAGFIVLLLQPLQVKAFGRVHLRRAKNDALDAILIAACAAAVDPPEIAPDPRLTELADYLTFLEQIEEDIKRFKNRLEHIDEPALRRIVNSDIARLKARKAAQIRDIAKRLRGHGDLAKRLKLVLSIPGIGERTALAIVIRMPELGCVSREEAAALAGLAPFAADSGQHRGQRKIAGGRSRLRRSLFAAALPAAFRWNKALVALYARLTAKGKAHNAALIACARKLLIYANTVVQRGTPWTENAA, from the coding sequence ATGACAAAGTCTAACATAACGACGGCTGGAATCGATACGTCCAAAGCTAAACTCGATATCGCGGTTCACGACCGGGCCGAACGTTGGCAGGTCACCAACGATTTAGCTGGCTGGCGGTCCCTTGTGGCTAGCCTCGCCAAGTCCGGCGTGACGCGTGTCGGCATCGAAGCGACGGGCGGCTATGAACGCGGCGTGGTAGAGCATCTGCGGGCGGCAGGCTTTATCGTGCTGTTGCTGCAGCCGCTACAGGTCAAAGCCTTCGGCCGGGTACATTTGCGCCGTGCCAAGAATGATGCACTCGACGCGATATTGATCGCAGCCTGCGCTGCAGCGGTTGATCCACCGGAGATCGCACCGGATCCGCGGTTGACGGAATTGGCCGATTATCTGACCTTCCTCGAGCAGATCGAGGAAGACATCAAGCGGTTCAAGAACCGGCTCGAGCACATTGACGAGCCTGCGCTGCGGCGCATCGTCAACAGCGATATAGCCCGGCTGAAAGCACGCAAGGCGGCGCAGATACGCGACATTGCCAAGCGTCTTCGCGGCCACGGCGATCTGGCCAAGCGGCTAAAGCTGGTGCTGAGCATTCCAGGTATCGGCGAACGCACAGCGCTGGCGATCGTCATCCGCATGCCCGAGCTCGGTTGCGTCAGCCGTGAAGAAGCCGCAGCCCTGGCCGGGCTGGCTCCGTTCGCCGCCGATAGCGGACAGCACAGAGGTCAGCGCAAAATCGCTGGAGGCCGCAGCCGGCTGCGGCGCTCACTGTTTGCCGCAGCCCTCCCGGCGGCCTTCCGATGGAACAAGGCTCTGGTCGCCCTCTATGCCCGCCTCACTGCAAAGGGCAAGGCCCACAACGCAGCGCTAATCGCCTGCGCGCGAAAGCTCCTCATCTACGCAAATACCGTCGTCCAGCGCGGCACCCCGTGGACTGAAAATGCCGCTTAG
- a CDS encoding phosphotransferase family protein, which yields MNSSTSGETLGRRLEQYLGKHWGESVAVHDLTRIPGGASRETYRFDAEVGGKVRGMILRRDPVGGLIDTDRQTEFMAYQSFHGSVPVPEPLVLETEGGALERPFFIMSRIDGGQVPSVMNLEPYGEHAGAIGRELFAILGRIARRDPATLPINDCCAAPALANCWRVALDYWGEVIERDERHPQPIVHAAIRRLRRNPPKPAQKISVVHGDYRSGNFMHDGRGKIIAVLDWEMAHLGDPIEDLAWCFDPLWSHFDDSRVAGTIPEAEAIAIWERESGLRVDLSVLAWWKLFSAVKGCAIWTTSAKEFVASNDLVLGFTGTYTARRHDRITADLLARLVEEGWS from the coding sequence ATGAATTCGTCGACCTCGGGCGAAACGCTCGGCCGGCGGCTGGAGCAATATCTCGGCAAGCACTGGGGCGAAAGCGTCGCGGTGCACGATCTCACGCGCATTCCAGGCGGCGCCAGCCGCGAGACCTACCGCTTCGATGCGGAGGTCGGCGGCAAGGTCAGGGGGATGATCCTGCGCCGCGATCCCGTCGGCGGCCTGATCGACACCGACCGGCAAACCGAATTCATGGCCTACCAGTCGTTCCACGGCAGCGTTCCGGTGCCCGAACCGCTGGTGCTGGAAACCGAAGGCGGCGCGCTGGAGCGGCCGTTCTTCATCATGAGCCGGATCGATGGCGGTCAGGTGCCGTCGGTGATGAATCTCGAGCCCTATGGCGAACATGCCGGCGCGATCGGCCGCGAATTGTTTGCGATTCTGGGGCGCATCGCCCGCCGCGATCCGGCAACGCTGCCGATCAACGACTGCTGCGCCGCCCCTGCCCTCGCCAACTGCTGGCGCGTGGCGCTGGACTACTGGGGCGAGGTGATCGAGCGCGACGAACGTCATCCGCAGCCGATCGTCCATGCCGCGATCCGCCGGCTGCGCCGCAATCCGCCAAAGCCGGCGCAAAAGATTTCCGTGGTGCATGGCGATTATCGCTCGGGCAACTTCATGCACGACGGACGGGGAAAGATCATCGCCGTGCTCGACTGGGAGATGGCGCATCTCGGCGACCCCATCGAAGACCTCGCCTGGTGCTTCGACCCGTTATGGAGCCATTTCGATGATAGCCGGGTCGCCGGGACGATCCCGGAAGCGGAAGCGATCGCGATCTGGGAGCGTGAAAGCGGTCTCCGCGTCGATCTATCCGTGCTGGCATGGTGGAAGCTGTTCAGCGCGGTGAAGGGCTGTGCGATCTGGACCACGTCGGCAAAAGAATTTGTCGCCAGCAACGATCTGGTGCTGGGATTTACCGGCACCTACACCGCGCGCCGGCATGACCGGATCACGGCGGACCTCCTGGCGCGGCTGGTCGAGGAGGGTTGGTCATGA
- a CDS encoding tetratricopeptide repeat protein, whose amino-acid sequence MAHLGAKIDHGEQSSARERVPSNANITDLLWRGRWHLNRLHHADSDQAQELFARALALDPHSPEALINVTHGLAWAIWTGRESGNRVQEMRGLAQRSMRADPSDGRAYWLAGTAETWLRHMQPALDLLYQAVELTPSLAIAHAQIGSTLNLSGGHEKAGGHLELARRLSPFDVHLFFVLGELAMRSSLLRDYREAIAYADLAIVRREQYWYAHMVKIDALFRLGETQQAKVAFEELRAVRPRFTTKYIDWIPFEDRSVNHRFVESVASLSAGRTRLATEGNNSRR is encoded by the coding sequence GTGGCGCATCTCGGCGCCAAGATCGATCACGGCGAGCAATCAAGCGCGCGGGAACGGGTGCCGTCGAACGCGAACATCACCGATCTGCTCTGGCGCGGTCGTTGGCATTTGAACCGACTGCATCATGCGGATTCGGATCAGGCGCAGGAGCTGTTCGCCAGGGCGCTTGCACTCGATCCTCATTCCCCGGAAGCCCTGATCAACGTCACCCATGGACTGGCCTGGGCGATCTGGACCGGTCGGGAGTCGGGGAATCGGGTGCAGGAAATGCGGGGCCTCGCCCAGCGCTCGATGCGCGCCGATCCGTCCGACGGCCGGGCCTACTGGCTTGCGGGCACGGCGGAGACCTGGTTGCGGCACATGCAACCCGCGCTGGACCTGCTCTACCAGGCGGTCGAACTGACGCCGAGTCTGGCCATTGCGCACGCCCAGATCGGCTCCACCCTGAATCTATCCGGCGGGCATGAGAAGGCTGGCGGGCACCTCGAACTGGCGCGACGGCTCAGTCCGTTCGACGTGCATCTGTTCTTCGTCCTTGGCGAACTGGCCATGAGGTCCAGCCTGCTCAGGGATTACCGGGAAGCGATCGCCTATGCGGATCTGGCCATCGTCCGGCGGGAACAATATTGGTACGCCCATATGGTCAAGATCGACGCCCTTTTCAGACTGGGCGAAACGCAGCAGGCCAAGGTGGCGTTTGAGGAGCTCCGGGCCGTCAGGCCGCGCTTTACGACCAAGTATATTGACTGGATTCCATTTGAAGACCGCTCGGTGAACCATCGGTTTGTCGAGTCGGTCGCTTCGCTCTCGGCGGGACGCACCCGCCTCGCGACCGAAGGCAATAATTCACGACGTTAG
- a CDS encoding IS701 family transposase translates to MVNTTPKWEDELGRWLKPFLDRLGHKARRRMCPLYISGLIGPGDRKSVQPMAARLAPGDYDQLHHFIADGVWDAAPLESELLVQADRLVGGSDAVLVIDDTAMPKKGDRSVGVAPQYASSLGKTANCQTLVSLTLARGEVPVMVALRLFVPESWTSNPVRLKRAGVPVEHRAARTKPEIALAEIDRVMAAGMRFGCVLADAGYGLSAPFRQGLTTRGLAWAVGIPRHQKVYPVEVKLIWPVAGRGRPRKRHIPDILSRAAEDMLANAKWQNVSWRNGTKGRLEARFAAIRVRTADGPPQRIKDMGQQHLPGDEAWLIGEHRTSGEKKYYLANMPAEMNLRTLAATIKARWICEQAHQQLKEELGLDHFEGRSWQGLHRHALMTMIAYAFLQHRRLAQAGRKKKNQRSTASAEPAGRTPSHRRSHRSTTTSAMPVL, encoded by the coding sequence ATGGTGAACACGACACCGAAGTGGGAAGACGAGCTTGGACGCTGGCTCAAGCCATTCCTGGATCGCTTGGGTCACAAGGCCCGGCGACGGATGTGTCCGCTTTATATCTCGGGACTGATTGGACCAGGCGATCGCAAGAGCGTCCAGCCGATGGCGGCGCGGCTGGCACCGGGCGACTATGACCAGTTGCATCATTTCATCGCTGATGGTGTCTGGGATGCGGCGCCATTGGAGTCGGAATTGCTGGTTCAGGCCGATCGCCTCGTTGGCGGCAGTGATGCGGTGCTGGTCATTGACGACACCGCGATGCCGAAGAAGGGCGATCGTTCGGTTGGTGTGGCTCCTCAATATGCCTCATCTCTCGGCAAGACGGCCAATTGCCAAACGTTGGTGTCGCTGACGCTTGCGCGGGGTGAAGTGCCGGTCATGGTGGCGTTACGTCTCTTCGTTCCCGAGAGTTGGACGAGCAATCCGGTGCGTTTGAAGCGTGCGGGCGTTCCAGTCGAGCACCGCGCAGCGCGGACCAAGCCAGAGATCGCCTTGGCGGAGATCGATCGCGTGATGGCAGCCGGTATGCGCTTTGGCTGCGTGCTGGCGGATGCCGGTTACGGCCTCAGCGCGCCGTTCCGTCAGGGGCTAACGACACGCGGCCTGGCCTGGGCCGTCGGTATCCCTCGTCACCAGAAGGTTTATCCGGTGGAGGTTAAATTGATCTGGCCGGTCGCCGGTCGAGGTCGTCCCCGCAAGCGGCACATTCCCGATATCCTGTCGAGGGCAGCCGAAGACATGCTGGCCAATGCTAAGTGGCAAAATGTGAGTTGGCGAAACGGGACCAAGGGCCGGCTGGAAGCTCGCTTCGCCGCGATTCGCGTGCGGACCGCTGATGGACCTCCGCAGCGGATCAAGGACATGGGCCAGCAGCATCTTCCGGGGGACGAAGCCTGGCTTATCGGCGAACACAGGACGTCGGGGGAGAAGAAATATTATCTCGCCAATATGCCGGCCGAGATGAATCTGCGCACGTTAGCTGCCACGATCAAAGCTCGATGGATTTGCGAACAGGCCCATCAGCAGTTGAAAGAGGAACTCGGGCTTGATCACTTCGAGGGACGATCCTGGCAGGGCCTTCATCGTCATGCGCTCATGACCATGATCGCTTACGCATTCCTCCAGCATCGCCGTCTCGCACAAGCGGGGCGGAAAAAAAAGAATCAACGGTCCACCGCCTCAGCCGAGCCTGCCGGCCGTACGCCAAGCCATCGTCGATCTCATCGTTCAACCACGACCTCAGCGATGCCCGTACTGTAG